In the Mycolicibacter minnesotensis genome, GGTCCGCAGACACAGCATTGATGGCCGATATCTGCCGTATCAGGCCGATCGTGTGGCAGTGGCGGCCCGGGCGCGGCCCAAGCAGTCCAAACTGGTGGTGAACACGGTCCTGCGGGAGGCGGTCGAGGAAGGCTTATCGCGCAAGCTCTCACCGGAGCAGATCTCGCGCCGCCTGCGCCGGGATCATCCCGACGACGAGAGCATGTGGGTGAGCCACGAAACGATCTACCAGGCCCTCTACTTCCAGGCCCGAGGTAGCTTGAAACGAGAAGTGCAGCAAGCACTTCGGACCGGACGAACGAGACGTAAACCGCACCGCAAAGAGGGCGAACGCTATCAGCGGTTCACCGACCCGATGGTGATGATCAGCGACCGCCCCGCCGAAGTCGAAGACCGTGCGATCCCCGGGCATTGGGAAGGCGATCTGATCACCGGGGAGAAGAACCAAACCGCGATCGGCACCCTCGTGGAGCGAACGACTCGTTACACGATGCTGCTGCACCTACCCCACGAGCATGACGCCCAGACCGTGCGCGATGCACTGATTGCGACTATGAGCACCCTGCCGGCGCATCTGCGGGGGTCACTGACCTGGGACCAAGGCGCCGAGATGGCCGGACACAAGCAGTTCAGCATGGCCACCGACATGGCCGTCTATTTCTGCGATCCGGCCAGCCCCTGGCAGCGTGGCAGCAACGAGAACACCAACGGACTGCTGCGGCAGTACTTCCCCAAAGGAACCGACCTGAGCATCTACGGACCCGAAGACCTCGAACACGTCGCCCAAGAACTCAACGGCCGCCCACGCAAAACGCTCGGCTGGGACACCCCAGCCGAGCGCTTGCGTGATCTACTACTGGCCAACTAACCAGCAGTGTTGCGACGACCCCTAGAAACCGCCTCCCCGGGGCTTTTCTCGTATCAGCTGCCGAGCGTCAGCTGCCGAGCGTGAAGCCATCTTCACGTTCGATCATCGAGCGTGAAGCCATCTTCACGCTCGACGCGGAGGGCGGCGACGGTTGCGGGCCAGCGCTAGACCGGGTTGCATCGGTGTCATGGGGGATGAAGTCAGCCGCACCACCTACACCCGCAGTCAGCGCCGGCAGTACCGGCACAAGATCCAGCAGTGCCTGGATGTCTTCGAGACGATGCTGGCACAGTCCAGCTTCGAGTGTGAGCGGCCACTGACCGGAATGGAGATCGAAGGGAACCTGATCGGCGACGACTACCGGCCCGCAATGTCGAACGCCGGCGTGCTGTCCGCGATCGACGATCCCGCATATCAACGTGAATTAGGTTCCTACAACATCGAATTCAACGTGCCTCCGCGCCAGCTCACGGCGCTGTCCGCATTGGACTTGGAGACCGACGTTCGGGCCAGTCTCAACGACGCGGAGGCCAAGGCCCGCGCGAACGGCGCACGGATCGTGATGATCGGCATCTTGCCGACGCTGATGCCCGAGCATCTGGCCGGCGATTGGATGAGTGACTCAGCACGGTATGCGGCGCTCAACGACTCCATCTTCGCCGCCCGGGGTGAAGACATCGGCATCGATATCGACGGGCCGGAGCCACTGAGCCTGCAGGTGGAGGACATCGCGCCGGAGTCGGCGTGCACCAGCATGCAGTTGCACCTTCAGGTGTCGCCGGCGGATTTCGCCGACCATTGGAACGCCGCACAGGTCCTGGCCGGCCCGCAGCTGGCGATTGGCGCCAACTCGCCCTACTTCTTTGGCCACCGGTTGTGGGCGGAGACTCGGGTGGAGCTGTTCGCCCAGTCCACCGACACGCGCTCTGATGAACTGAAAAACCAAGGCGTGCGACCCCGGGTGTGGTTCGGGGAACGCTGGATCACCTCGATCTTCGACCTGTTCGAGGAGAACGTTCGATACTTCCCGTCGCTCCTGCCCGAGGTGACCGACGAGGACCCGGCTCGCGTACTGGCCCAGGGGCGAACGCCGCAACTTGCGGAGCTGCGCCTGCACAACGGCACGGTGTACCGCTGGAACCGCCCGGTGTACGACGTCGTCGACGGGCGACCGCACCTGCGAGTGGAGAACCGGGTGTTGCCCTCCGGGCCGACCGTGACCGACATGGTGGCCAATGCGGTCTTTTACTACGGCTTATTGCGTCGGCTGGCCGGCGAGCAGCGACCACTGTGGACGCAGTTGAGCTTTGCGGTCGCCCACGACAACTTTCGCCGTGCCGCCCGGCACGGCATGGCGGCACGGCTGTTCTGGCCGCAGCTGGGTGAGGTCAGCGTGGCAGAGCTGACGCAACGCGAGTTACTGCCGCTGGCCCGCCAGGGCCTGGACGACTGGGGGGTGGCTCCCGCAGTCTGCGACCGGTACCTGGGCATCATCGGTGACCGGGTGGCGGCGGGCCGCAACGGTGCCACCTGGCAGGTGACGACCGTCCGCGCATTGCAGGCCCAGGGGCTGAGCCGCTCAGCAGCGCTGGCGGAGATGCTGCGCCGCTACTGCACGCACATGCATTCCAACCAGCCGGTGCACACCTGGCCGACCGAACCGGCCGCAGGTATCGGACTAAGCTGACCGCCGTGTTGATCGGATCCCATGTGCGCCCGCAGAATCCGTTGGCTGCTGCCGAAGCCGACGGCGCTGACACGGTGCAGATCTTCCTCGGCAACCCGCAGAGCTGGAAGCCGCCCAAGCCGCGTGAGGACGCGGCGCAGCTGCGTGCGGCGGCGCTGCCGATCTACGTCCATGCGCCCTATCTGATCAACGTCGCCTCCCCGAACAATCGGGTGCGGATCCCGTCGCGCACCATCTTGCAGCAGACCTGTGACGCCGCCGCCGATGTCGGTGCGGTCGCGGTGATCGTGCACGGCGGGCATGTCAGCGCCGACGACGATGACGTGGCGGCCGGCTTCGCTCGGTGGCGCAAAGCGTTGGACAGCTTGGAATCCGAGGTGCCGGTGTACCTGGAGAACACCGCCGGTGGTGACCACGCCATGGCGCGGCACTTCGACACCATCGCCAGGCTGTGGGACCACATCGGCGACACCGGAGTGGGGTTCTGCCTGGACACTTGCCACACCTGGGCGGCCGGGGAATCGCTGCCCGACGCGGTGCAGCGCATCAAGGCGGTGACCGGTCGCATCGACCTGGTGCACTGCAACGACTCCAAGGATGCCCCGGGTTCGGGCCGGGACCGGCACGCCAACTTCGGTACCGGCCAAATCGATCCCGAGCTGCTGGTGGCGGTGGTCCGGGCTGCCGGGGCTCCGGTGATCTGCGAGACCGCCGAGGAGGGCCGAAAGGCCGACATCGCGTTTCTGCGGGATCGGCTGAGCTGAGGTCGGCGCTGCGGGGGTGCGCGCCTACTTTGAGTGCTCCGGAACCGACAGGAAACATCCAAAAAGATCGATTTATCGATCAGGGGAAGACAATCGGTTGGTTCTGTGCTACAAATTACTCAGGCGCCGTGACCGCGGCGGCTGCGCACGGGTCTCAGGACTGGAGGGGGTCCACGTGCCTGAGCGACACCAGTGTGGTGTGGGGGGAGTGCGCAGCCGCTAGTCCGGCGCCCCAAAACGACGGCGGTCACAGCCGGGAGCATCCCGAACCCGGCTGTGGCCGCCGTTTATGTTGCGCGGCATAAATCGAGTTACGTCTCTTGTTCGCGCGCAGAAAAACTGTAATATTCCCGCTATGGCCGACACTCACATCGTCACCAATCAGGTACTTCCGCTGGAAGGCTATAACCCGGCGTCATCACCCGTGCTCATCGAGGCGCTGATCCGCGAGGGCGGCCAATGGGGAGTCGACGAGGTCACGGATCTGGGGGCGCTCTCCGGCTCCAAACAGGTGCAACGATGGGGCGAGCTGGCCGACCGTAATCGCCCGGTGCTGCATACCCACGACGTCGTGGGCAACCGGGTCGACGAGGTGGAGTACGACCCGGCCTACCACGAGCTGATGAGCGCTGCGATCTCCCACGGCCTGCACGCCGCCCCGTGGGCCGACCCGCGGCCGGGCGCCCACGTCGTTCGCGCCGCGGCGACCGGTGTGTGGACTGCCGAGCCCGGCCACATGTGTCCGATCTCGATGACATACGCGATCGTGCCCGCCCTGCGCAACAACGCAGAACTGGCCGCCACCTACGAACCGCTGCTGACCAGCCGCGTCTACGACCCCGAACTGAAGGTGCCCGCCACCAAAGCCGGTATCACCGCAGGCATGTCGATGACCGAAAAGCAGGGCGGCTCCGATGTGCGAGCCGGAACCACCCAGGCCGTGCCGAACGCCGATGGCAGCTACACCCTGACCGGCCACAAATGGTTCACCTCCGCGCCCATGTGCGACGTGTTCCTGGTGCTGGCGCAGGCGCCCGGGGGATTGAGCTGTTTCTTCCTACCTCGAGTCCTGCCTGATGGCACCCGCAACCGGATGCACCTGCAGCGGCTCAAGGACAAACTCGGCAACCACGCCAACGCCTCCAGCGAGATCGAATACGACGGTGCGACGGCATGGCTGGTAGGCGAAGAGGGTCGCGGGGTTTCGGTGATCATCGAGATGGTCAACCTCACGCGGCTGGACTGTGCGCTGGGCAGTGCCACCAGCATGCGGATGGGCCTGGCGCGCGCCATCTACCACGCTCAGCATCGAAAGGCGTTCGGCGCCTATCTGATCGACCAACCGCTGATGCGCAACGTGCTGGCTGACCTGGCTGTGGAGGCGGAGGCCGCCACCATGGTGGCGATGCGGATGGCCGGCGCGACGGACAAGGCTGTCCGCGGCGACGAACGCGAGAGTCTGCTGCGCCGGATAGGGCTGGCCGCCACCAAGTACTGGGTGTGCAAGCGCGCCACCCCGCATGCCGCCGAGGCCATGGAGTGCCTGGGCGGAAACGGCTACATCGAAGACTCGTTGATGCCGAGGCTGTATCGGGAGGCTCCCTTGATGGGCATCTGGGAGGGCTCGGGCAACGTCAGCGCACTGGACACGTTGCGGGCCCTGGCTACCCAGCCCCAATCGGTGGCAGTGCTCTTTGATGAGCTGGATCAGACCGCCGGGCAGGACCAGCGGCTGGATGCCCACGTAGGTGCGTTGAAGGCGCAGCTGGCCGGCTTGGGTAACGACCTGACGGCCGCCCAATATCAAGCGCGCAAGATCGCCGAGGACATCTGTCTGGCGATGCAGGGTGCCCTGCTGGTGCGCCATGGCCACCCCGCGGTCGCCGAGGCGTTCCTGGCGACCCGGTTCGCGCGTCAGTGGGGCGGTGCATTCGGCACCCTGCCGACGGGCGTGGACCTCGGGCCGATCATCGAGCGCGCGCTGGTCAAGGGCTGAGGCGCCACGTCATGCGGCATCACATCGCGCCGGTCGAATACGACAACCTGCGGACCATGACCTACGAGGTCACCGACCGCGTCGCCCGGATCACCTTCAACCGTCCCGAACACGGCAACGCGATCACGGCCGACACACCGCTGGAGCTGTCGGCGATGGTGGAGCGCGCCGACCTGGACCCCAACGTCCACGTGATCCTGGTGTCGGGACGCGGTGAGGGTTTCTGTGCCGGCTTCGATCTGGGCGCCTATGCCGAAGGTTCGGCGTCGCCGGGTGGCGAGAACTTCCGGGGCAGCGTCCTCGACGGTAAGACCCAAGCCACCAACCACCGTGCGGATCAGCCGTGGGACCCGATGATCGACTACCAGATGATGAGCCGATTCGTCCGCGGCTTCGCCTCGCTGATGTACGCCGACAAGCCGACCGTGGTCAAGATCCATGGCTATTGCGTGGCCGGGGGCACCGATATCGCCCTGCACGCCGACCAGGTGATTGCGGCATCCGACGCCAAGATCGGCTACCCGCCGATGCGGGTGTGGGGCGTGCCCGCCGCCGGGCTCTGGGCGCACCGGCTCGGCGACCAACGCGCCAAACGTCTTCTGCTGACCGGTGATTGCATCACCGGTGCGCAGGCCGCCGAATGGGGCCTGGCGATCGAGGCACCCGAGCCGGCCGACCTCGATGAGCGCACCGAACGCCTGGTGGCCCGGATCGCCGCAATGCCGGTCAATCAGCTGATCATGGCCAAACTGGCGCTCAACACCGCCCTGCTGCAGCAGGGCGTGGCCACCAGTCGCATGGTCAGCACCGTGTTCGACGGGGTGGCACGGCACACGCCCGAGGGGCACGCCTTCGTCGCCGACGCGGTGGCGCACGGGTTCCGTGACGCGGTGCGCCACCGTGACGAGCCGTTCGGTGACTACGGCCGGCGGGCCTCAGGAGTTTAGGACCCACACACGATGCCCAACACTGTGCGTATGACCGCCCGATCGGTGGTGCTGTCGGTATTGCTGGGGGCCCATCCAGCCTCCGCTACTTCCGCTGAACTTCTTCGTCTGACAACGGATTTCGGAATCAAGGAAACCGCACTGCGGGTTGCTTTGACTCGGCTGGTCGCCGCCGGTGACCTGGTCCGCTCGGCCGAGGGATACGGCCTGTCCGAGCGTCTGCTGGCGCGTCAGCGTCGACAGGATGCGGCCCTGGATCCCCAGACTCGGCGATGGGGTGGCAACTGGCTGACGGTGGTGATCACCAGCATCGGCTGCGACGCGCGAACCCGCGCCGCGCTGCGCTCCGGCCTGTCCGAGCGGCGATTCGCCGAGCTGCGCGAAGGGATCTGGATGCGGCCGGACAACATCGACGTCGAGTTGGGCGACATGCTGGGCGGCTACACCCGGCTGCTCACTGCACGTGACCAGGAGCCTGCCGACCTGGCCGCCACCTTGTGGGATCTGGCGGCGTGGGCGCAGACCGGACATGAGTTGCTCGCCGCGATGGGTGACGCGCAGGACATGCCCGGCCGATTCGTCGTTGCTGCCGCCATGGTCCGGCACCTTCGCCAGGACCCGGTGCTGCCCCCCGAACTGCTTCCGCAGGACTGGCCCGGTTCGCGAATCCGCAGTCGCTACGCGGAATTCGTCGATGAGTTGGCTTCGCGGCGAGACACGAGCCGAGAGGCGGTGCTGCGATGAGCCCCGCGGTGCGCGTGGAGCGCAATGGCCCGGTCACCACAGTGATCCTGGATCGGCCGCAGGCGCGCAACGCCGTGGACGGTCCCACCGCCGCAGCGCTGTATCAGGCTTTCGAGGAGTTCGACCGCGACGCAACCGCATCCGTGGCGGTCTTATGGGGCGACAACGGAACGTTCTGTGCGGGAGCTGATCTCAAGGCATTGGGCACCCCGAACGCAAATCAGACCAGCCGCAGTGGTCCTGGTCCCATGGGCCCGACCCGAATGATCTTGTCCAAACCCGTGATCGCGGCGGTGAGTGGCTACGCAGTAGCCGGCGGGCTGGAGCTGGCGCTGTGGTGCGACATGCGGGTGGTCGAAGCCGACGCGGTGTTCGGCGTCTTCTGCCGGCGCTGGGGTGTTCCGCTCATCGACGGCGGCACCGTGCGGCTTCCCCGGCTGATCGGCCACAGCCGCGCCATGGACATGATCCTCACCGGCCGGGCCGTGG is a window encoding:
- a CDS encoding IS30 family transposase, which encodes MELLAAGWSTAQAAREVGVNVRTARDWRQGIRHVNNTRIYPDGRVVDYNHGTVYKQPVTSVTCDDAGPPAIDGRYLSIEDRVAIADGLLGRDSLRAIADRIGKNVSTVSREVRRHSIDGRYLPYQADRVAVAARARPKQSKLVVNTVLREAVEEGLSRKLSPEQISRRLRRDHPDDESMWVSHETIYQALYFQARGSLKREVQQALRTGRTRRKPHRKEGERYQRFTDPMVMISDRPAEVEDRAIPGHWEGDLITGEKNQTAIGTLVERTTRYTMLLHLPHEHDAQTVRDALIATMSTLPAHLRGSLTWDQGAEMAGHKQFSMATDMAVYFCDPASPWQRGSNENTNGLLRQYFPKGTDLSIYGPEDLEHVAQELNGRPRKTLGWDTPAERLRDLLLAN
- a CDS encoding glutamate--cysteine ligase, translating into MGDEVSRTTYTRSQRRQYRHKIQQCLDVFETMLAQSSFECERPLTGMEIEGNLIGDDYRPAMSNAGVLSAIDDPAYQRELGSYNIEFNVPPRQLTALSALDLETDVRASLNDAEAKARANGARIVMIGILPTLMPEHLAGDWMSDSARYAALNDSIFAARGEDIGIDIDGPEPLSLQVEDIAPESACTSMQLHLQVSPADFADHWNAAQVLAGPQLAIGANSPYFFGHRLWAETRVELFAQSTDTRSDELKNQGVRPRVWFGERWITSIFDLFEENVRYFPSLLPEVTDEDPARVLAQGRTPQLAELRLHNGTVYRWNRPVYDVVDGRPHLRVENRVLPSGPTVTDMVANAVFYYGLLRRLAGEQRPLWTQLSFAVAHDNFRRAARHGMAARLFWPQLGEVSVAELTQRELLPLARQGLDDWGVAPAVCDRYLGIIGDRVAAGRNGATWQVTTVRALQAQGLSRSAALAEMLRRYCTHMHSNQPVHTWPTEPAAGIGLS
- a CDS encoding deoxyribonuclease IV, producing MLIGSHVRPQNPLAAAEADGADTVQIFLGNPQSWKPPKPREDAAQLRAAALPIYVHAPYLINVASPNNRVRIPSRTILQQTCDAAADVGAVAVIVHGGHVSADDDDVAAGFARWRKALDSLESEVPVYLENTAGGDHAMARHFDTIARLWDHIGDTGVGFCLDTCHTWAAGESLPDAVQRIKAVTGRIDLVHCNDSKDAPGSGRDRHANFGTGQIDPELLVAVVRAAGAPVICETAEEGRKADIAFLRDRLS
- a CDS encoding acyl-CoA dehydrogenase family protein, which produces MADTHIVTNQVLPLEGYNPASSPVLIEALIREGGQWGVDEVTDLGALSGSKQVQRWGELADRNRPVLHTHDVVGNRVDEVEYDPAYHELMSAAISHGLHAAPWADPRPGAHVVRAAATGVWTAEPGHMCPISMTYAIVPALRNNAELAATYEPLLTSRVYDPELKVPATKAGITAGMSMTEKQGGSDVRAGTTQAVPNADGSYTLTGHKWFTSAPMCDVFLVLAQAPGGLSCFFLPRVLPDGTRNRMHLQRLKDKLGNHANASSEIEYDGATAWLVGEEGRGVSVIIEMVNLTRLDCALGSATSMRMGLARAIYHAQHRKAFGAYLIDQPLMRNVLADLAVEAEAATMVAMRMAGATDKAVRGDERESLLRRIGLAATKYWVCKRATPHAAEAMECLGGNGYIEDSLMPRLYREAPLMGIWEGSGNVSALDTLRALATQPQSVAVLFDELDQTAGQDQRLDAHVGALKAQLAGLGNDLTAAQYQARKIAEDICLAMQGALLVRHGHPAVAEAFLATRFARQWGGAFGTLPTGVDLGPIIERALVKG
- a CDS encoding crotonase/enoyl-CoA hydratase family protein: MRHHIAPVEYDNLRTMTYEVTDRVARITFNRPEHGNAITADTPLELSAMVERADLDPNVHVILVSGRGEGFCAGFDLGAYAEGSASPGGENFRGSVLDGKTQATNHRADQPWDPMIDYQMMSRFVRGFASLMYADKPTVVKIHGYCVAGGTDIALHADQVIAASDAKIGYPPMRVWGVPAAGLWAHRLGDQRAKRLLLTGDCITGAQAAEWGLAIEAPEPADLDERTERLVARIAAMPVNQLIMAKLALNTALLQQGVATSRMVSTVFDGVARHTPEGHAFVADAVAHGFRDAVRHRDEPFGDYGRRASGV
- a CDS encoding PaaX family transcriptional regulator C-terminal domain-containing protein, which produces MTARSVVLSVLLGAHPASATSAELLRLTTDFGIKETALRVALTRLVAAGDLVRSAEGYGLSERLLARQRRQDAALDPQTRRWGGNWLTVVITSIGCDARTRAALRSGLSERRFAELREGIWMRPDNIDVELGDMLGGYTRLLTARDQEPADLAATLWDLAAWAQTGHELLAAMGDAQDMPGRFVVAAAMVRHLRQDPVLPPELLPQDWPGSRIRSRYAEFVDELASRRDTSREAVLR
- a CDS encoding crotonase/enoyl-CoA hydratase family protein — protein: MSPAVRVERNGPVTTVILDRPQARNAVDGPTAAALYQAFEEFDRDATASVAVLWGDNGTFCAGADLKALGTPNANQTSRSGPGPMGPTRMILSKPVIAAVSGYAVAGGLELALWCDMRVVEADAVFGVFCRRWGVPLIDGGTVRLPRLIGHSRAMDMILTGRAVDADEAQAMGLANRVVPRGQARAAAEQLALELAELPQDCLRSDRLSALRQWGMAESPAMDQEFTSIERVAQEALRGAGRFASGAGRHGARA